The proteins below come from a single Chryseobacterium sp. MA9 genomic window:
- a CDS encoding YHS domain-containing protein: MKSPIILIAMLSISLLSCAKETPKVKHASHMDSSGKKIENVQVVNEEDPICHMKTDGALKDTAVYKNKTYGFCSVYCKDEFKKSPEKYAQK; the protein is encoded by the coding sequence ATGAAATCTCCAATTATTTTGATCGCTATGCTGTCAATATCATTACTGTCGTGTGCCAAAGAAACGCCTAAGGTAAAGCATGCAAGCCACATGGACTCTTCCGGAAAGAAGATAGAAAATGTACAGGTAGTGAATGAAGAAGATCCTATCTGCCACATGAAAACGGACGGCGCTCTTAAAGATACAGCCGTATATAAAAATAAAACGTATGGTTTTTGCAGTGTTTACTGCAAAGATGAATTCAAAAAAAGTCCCGAGAAATATGCCCAAAAATAA
- a CDS encoding SCO family protein — protein sequence MPKNKKTNNKSKVIIPIALFALLFLGIGVGMGYFKKNLYTVMKVPDFELTDQNSKRITNKDMLGKVYLVEFFFSKCPTICPVMNTNMKAIQNQINDPNFGIISISIDPENDTPSALKEHAERIGAKSPNWHFLTGDRTYIGDLADKFNIYVGDKEDEGESLNHSGMIALVDQDGNIRCRYNKENMPILYYSGLNYEDPEGKTPMLTGKYHPDREILIEDIKKLLK from the coding sequence ATGCCCAAAAATAAGAAGACCAATAACAAAAGTAAAGTGATTATACCGATCGCATTATTTGCATTGCTTTTCCTGGGAATAGGAGTAGGAATGGGGTATTTTAAAAAAAACCTTTATACCGTGATGAAAGTTCCCGATTTTGAACTGACGGATCAGAACAGCAAAAGAATTACCAATAAGGATATGCTGGGAAAGGTATATCTGGTAGAATTTTTCTTCAGCAAATGCCCTACAATATGTCCGGTGATGAATACCAATATGAAGGCTATTCAGAATCAGATCAATGACCCCAACTTCGGAATCATCTCCATCAGTATTGATCCGGAAAACGATACTCCATCGGCATTGAAAGAACATGCTGAAAGAATAGGCGCAAAATCTCCGAACTGGCATTTCCTGACCGGTGACCGTACCTATATTGGTGATCTCGCGGATAAATTTAATATCTATGTAGGTGATAAAGAAGATGAAGGAGAAAGCCTGAATCACAGCGGAATGATTGCTCTGGTAGATCAGGACGGAAATATCAGATGCAGATACAATAAAGAAAATATGCCCATCCTGTACTATTCAGGATTAAATTATGAAGATCCGGAAGGTAAAACACCTATGCTGACGGGTAAATATCACCCAGACAGAGAAATCCTGATTGAGGATATTAAGAAATTATTGAAATAA
- a CDS encoding superoxide dismutase: protein MKILKIAALSAVFAAQFTLAQFKQTALPYAYNALEGNIDAQTMEIHYSKHGAAYAANLNKAIAGTPQEKETLFQILSNVSKLPAAVRNNAGGHYNHELFWTVLTPQKNTQPSAKLAKAITETFGSMDAFKEKMSKAGADRFGSGWAWLSVDKNGKLFVSSTPNQDNPLMDVVEEKGTPIFGIDVWEHAYYLKYQNKRADYLTAIWNVTNWKEISRRYDEALSKK from the coding sequence ATGAAGATTTTGAAAATAGCTGCTCTAAGTGCAGTTTTCGCAGCCCAGTTTACACTGGCTCAGTTTAAGCAGACGGCTCTGCCATATGCTTATAATGCTTTGGAGGGAAATATTGATGCCCAAACTATGGAAATTCATTATTCAAAGCATGGTGCGGCTTATGCAGCTAATTTAAATAAAGCCATTGCAGGAACTCCGCAGGAAAAAGAAACTTTGTTTCAGATTCTTTCCAATGTCTCAAAACTGCCTGCTGCAGTGAGAAATAATGCAGGAGGACACTACAACCACGAACTGTTCTGGACTGTTCTTACTCCTCAGAAAAACACGCAGCCTTCTGCAAAATTAGCAAAAGCTATCACTGAAACTTTCGGAAGTATGGATGCTTTTAAAGAAAAAATGAGCAAAGCAGGGGCAGACCGTTTCGGATCAGGATGGGCATGGCTATCTGTGGATAAAAACGGAAAGCTATTTGTTTCCTCTACTCCTAACCAGGACAATCCTTTGATGGATGTTGTGGAAGAGAAAGGAACTCCTATCTTCGGAATTGATGTGTGGGAACATGCTTATTATTTAAAATATCAGAATAAGAGAGCAGATTATCTTACCGCTATCTGGAACGTTACCAACTGGAAAGAGATCAGCAGAAGATATGACGAAGCTTTAAGCAAGAAATAG
- a CDS encoding MbnP family protein: MKIYKFFSLFFIAFTLFSFVACESSRDDDPQDTTPGKLQIKFENGFNNVGDIVLNQTVQTSSNGQKHNFSALKYVISNITLIDESGNEFKYNENNPDKGAFIVDQADAVAGIIYLNLDGIPKNNYKRIKFGLGVSQKAYLLGQDGQAEFWTKAKQKGMTWSWAAGYVFVKLEGKYGNDAPSKEFMNHTGNMGNVTANQQADLYREITLNLPTTARVTGQIRPSVHIVADLNQFLSGEKALTLATGNDMLMGSNQHLIDVTNNLTKMFKVDHVHND, encoded by the coding sequence ATGAAAATCTATAAATTTTTTTCACTATTCTTTATTGCCTTTACTTTATTCTCTTTTGTAGCCTGTGAAAGCAGCAGGGATGATGATCCGCAGGATACCACGCCCGGAAAACTTCAGATCAAATTTGAAAACGGATTTAATAATGTAGGAGACATTGTTCTGAATCAGACGGTTCAGACTTCTTCTAACGGACAAAAGCATAATTTTTCTGCTTTGAAATATGTAATCAGTAACATCACACTGATAGACGAGAGCGGAAATGAATTTAAGTACAATGAAAACAACCCTGATAAAGGAGCTTTTATTGTGGATCAGGCAGATGCTGTAGCCGGAATCATATACCTTAATCTGGATGGTATTCCGAAAAACAATTACAAAAGAATAAAATTCGGATTGGGAGTCAGTCAGAAAGCGTATTTACTAGGGCAGGACGGTCAGGCTGAATTTTGGACAAAAGCGAAGCAGAAAGGAATGACATGGTCATGGGCTGCCGGTTACGTTTTTGTAAAACTGGAAGGCAAATATGGAAATGATGCTCCTTCGAAGGAATTCATGAATCATACCGGAAATATGGGAAATGTTACAGCTAATCAACAGGCTGATCTATACCGTGAAATTACTTTAAATCTTCCGACAACAGCAAGAGTGACAGGGCAAATTCGCCCTTCTGTTCATATTGTGGCAGATCTGAACCAGTTTCTGAGTGGAGAGAAAGCGCTTACTCTTGCCACAGGCAATGATATGCTGATGGGTTCCAATCAACACCTGATAGACGTTACCAATAATCTTACAAAAATGTTTAAAGTAGACCACGTTCACAATGATTAA
- a CDS encoding cytochrome-c peroxidase, translating to MINLFVKTLLLLLVFVLSCISCSDEVIQPLEKDEAYNLQFPSYFPEMTFDKTMNPVTKNGVELGRKLFYEGRLSRNNTISCGFCHIQENAFTHHGHTVSHGVDDRIGIRNAPPIQNMAFLKRYMWDGVIHNLNEQPISPITDVNEMDSSIPEAISKIKDDQKYKKLFREAYGDETITGERILKALSQFMASLISADSKYDRFKQGKEQLTSGESQGMALFNQKCASCHSGELFTDESFRNTGMYYNTEFKDAGRYRVSLNQVDWMKFRVPSLRNVEYTAPYMHDGRFYSLEAVLNFYSDQVEDNANLDPQLKQNGHVGIAMNSQEKQSIIAFLKTLSDKSFISNPKFAE from the coding sequence ATGATTAATCTTTTTGTTAAAACGTTATTACTTCTGCTTGTATTCGTATTGAGCTGTATTTCCTGTTCTGATGAGGTGATCCAGCCGTTGGAAAAAGATGAAGCCTACAATCTGCAGTTTCCTTCGTATTTCCCGGAAATGACTTTTGATAAAACGATGAATCCGGTAACCAAAAATGGAGTAGAACTGGGACGAAAATTATTCTATGAAGGAAGGCTTTCCCGAAATAATACCATTTCATGCGGTTTTTGTCATATTCAGGAAAATGCATTCACCCATCACGGGCATACCGTAAGCCATGGTGTAGATGACAGAATAGGAATCAGGAATGCTCCACCTATTCAGAATATGGCTTTTTTGAAAAGATATATGTGGGACGGTGTAATTCATAATCTGAATGAACAGCCCATTAGCCCAATTACAGACGTCAATGAAATGGACAGCTCCATACCAGAAGCAATTTCAAAGATTAAAGATGATCAGAAATATAAAAAGCTGTTCAGAGAAGCATATGGAGACGAAACTATTACTGGCGAAAGAATTTTAAAAGCATTATCACAGTTTATGGCTTCTTTAATTTCTGCAGATTCAAAATACGACAGATTCAAGCAGGGAAAAGAACAATTGACTTCAGGGGAATCTCAGGGAATGGCATTATTTAATCAGAAATGTGCTTCTTGCCATAGCGGAGAATTATTTACCGATGAAAGCTTCAGAAACACGGGAATGTATTACAATACAGAATTCAAGGATGCAGGACGTTACAGAGTTTCCCTTAATCAGGTTGATTGGATGAAATTTCGTGTTCCGAGTTTAAGAAATGTAGAATATACAGCACCTTATATGCATGACGGAAGATTTTACAGCTTAGAGGCGGTACTCAATTTCTATTCAGATCAGGTGGAAGATAATGCTAATCTTGATCCGCAGCTGAAGCAGAACGGTCATGTAGGAATTGCCATGAACAGTCAGGAAAAACAGTCAATTATCGCATTTCTGAAAACATTATCGGATAAAAGTTTTATATCCAATCCAAAATTTGCAGAATAA
- a CDS encoding transporter → MKKIILIVSLILFNQYQAKIIRDSAYIAPDTFSRFDFDDDCDACGCAAGNGSSGSESLLNPQFIGIKYFAQHYKAKENLFVKDLTQDQYFNTLQLWGKIPLTKKLSVYASLPFHFHEKKMMQGDIKINGIGDLNLMGIYQLMSSKDNFHHLSGGLGVKIPLGKFDEKGASGVNPSFQLGTGSWDYQAALNYKFQKNKVAVLVNTDYTIKTENKKNYRFGNQWNYAATGFYQVAGNEKSIFSVKTGAQGEVYAQNKQFDEALPNTAGSALYGKLGFEASYKKLSLGSEVMLPMYTHLAGGDIEAKSRFSVFLNIGI, encoded by the coding sequence ATGAAGAAGATTATATTGATAGTAAGTTTGATCCTGTTTAATCAGTATCAGGCAAAGATTATTAGAGACAGTGCATATATTGCTCCGGATACCTTTAGCAGATTCGATTTTGATGATGATTGTGATGCCTGTGGTTGTGCAGCTGGTAACGGATCATCTGGTTCTGAATCTTTACTGAATCCACAGTTTATCGGAATCAAATATTTTGCACAACATTACAAAGCAAAGGAAAACTTATTTGTAAAAGACCTTACTCAGGATCAGTATTTCAATACCCTTCAGCTTTGGGGGAAAATTCCATTGACTAAAAAACTGAGCGTATATGCAAGTCTGCCATTCCATTTCCATGAAAAGAAAATGATGCAGGGAGATATCAAGATCAATGGTATAGGTGATCTGAATCTGATGGGAATTTACCAGCTGATGAGCTCTAAAGATAATTTTCATCATCTGAGCGGAGGTTTGGGTGTGAAAATTCCTTTAGGAAAATTTGACGAAAAAGGAGCGTCTGGTGTTAATCCAAGTTTTCAGTTGGGAACAGGCAGCTGGGATTATCAGGCGGCTTTGAACTATAAATTTCAGAAAAATAAAGTGGCAGTATTGGTCAATACAGACTATACCATCAAAACTGAGAATAAGAAAAATTACCGTTTTGGAAACCAATGGAACTATGCTGCGACGGGTTTTTATCAGGTTGCGGGAAATGAAAAATCCATTTTTTCTGTAAAAACAGGTGCTCAGGGAGAAGTTTATGCTCAGAATAAACAGTTTGATGAAGCGCTTCCCAATACTGCAGGAAGTGCTTTGTATGGCAAACTGGGATTTGAAGCTTCTTATAAAAAACTGAGCCTGGGAAGTGAAGTAATGCTTCCGATGTATACTCATCTGGCAGGAGGAGATATTGAAGCAAAATCAAGATTCAGTGTATTCCTGAATATTGGAATTTAA
- a CDS encoding TonB-dependent siderophore receptor, translated as MTAKLITSTIYKAVFTILVLTSQLLSSQTKKKDSLQEESIKVISLYKKNFKEILPAQTLQGEQLERLSSHSVADALRYFSGVQIKDYGGLGGLKTINIRSMGSQHVGVFYDGIQLGNAQNGLVDLGRYSLDDLEEISLYNGQKSEIFQPAKDFGSSGSIYLQPKTPVFKGTRKTNLVLRAKSASIDLFNPSFRLEQKISDRISASFSGEFMQSDGIYRFRYAKKYPDGQKAYDTIAKRQDSDIKAKRFETSINGTLNNGSWNVRGYGYISDRGMPAPIVNGRFGGRGARFSDENYFVQANLRKKLFPKFETQLKAKFAYDYTHFMDTVRSQSIIHTDNTYIQRELYLSSSNIYSITPNWDVSLSGDFQYNNLDANLDNFSYPTRYTTLVALATTYQWNRFKILGSLLGTFTFEEVRKNKRPGDSREWTPAVFMSYQPESIPELTLRAFYKRIFRLPTFNDLYYTNIGNTYLKPEFTNQYDIGFTYQKNYNNRFFKSFYAKVDGYYNKVQDKIVAAPNGSMFRWLMMNLGMVEIIGADVNLQTELQMGQVKLRPLLSYTYQSARDMTDPEDTFYRNQIPYTPWHSGSFSLMADYKDWSFNYSAMYVGERYDVNQDNIQYNYVQPWYTHDLSVQKKFNWANHQFKVSLEMNNIFNQYYDVVINYPMPGRNFKLILNFTL; from the coding sequence ATGACGGCAAAACTAATTACTTCAACAATTTATAAAGCTGTTTTCACAATACTGGTGTTAACATCTCAACTTTTGTCTTCTCAAACCAAGAAAAAAGACAGTCTTCAGGAAGAATCCATCAAGGTGATCAGCCTTTACAAGAAAAATTTTAAAGAAATTCTTCCGGCACAAACCCTACAAGGCGAACAGCTGGAAAGACTTAGCAGTCACTCTGTAGCAGATGCATTGCGGTATTTTTCCGGAGTGCAAATCAAAGACTATGGAGGATTGGGAGGTTTAAAAACCATCAATATCCGTAGTATGGGTAGTCAGCATGTAGGTGTTTTCTATGATGGGATTCAACTGGGGAATGCCCAAAATGGACTCGTTGACCTGGGAAGATATTCCTTGGACGATCTGGAAGAAATATCATTATACAACGGACAGAAAAGTGAGATTTTCCAACCGGCAAAAGACTTCGGTTCTTCGGGGTCAATCTATTTACAGCCCAAAACGCCTGTATTTAAAGGAACACGGAAAACCAATCTTGTGTTAAGAGCCAAAAGTGCTTCCATTGATCTCTTTAATCCGTCTTTCCGATTGGAGCAGAAAATTTCAGATAGAATTTCTGCCAGCTTCAGTGGAGAATTCATGCAAAGTGACGGAATTTACAGGTTTCGGTATGCAAAGAAATATCCTGATGGACAAAAGGCCTATGATACTATCGCAAAGAGGCAGGACTCAGATATCAAAGCAAAACGTTTTGAAACTTCAATAAACGGAACTTTAAACAACGGAAGCTGGAATGTAAGAGGCTATGGTTATATTTCAGACCGTGGAATGCCTGCTCCTATTGTGAATGGCCGTTTTGGAGGAAGAGGAGCGAGATTTTCTGATGAAAATTATTTCGTACAGGCCAACCTGCGGAAAAAACTGTTTCCCAAATTTGAAACACAGCTGAAAGCAAAATTTGCCTATGATTATACCCATTTCATGGACACGGTTCGCTCGCAGTCAATTATTCATACCGATAATACCTATATCCAGCGAGAGCTCTATCTTTCCTCGTCTAATATCTATTCTATCACACCCAATTGGGATGTCAGCCTGAGTGGGGATTTTCAGTACAATAATCTGGATGCCAATCTGGATAACTTTTCTTATCCTACACGCTACACCACATTGGTAGCATTGGCAACAACGTATCAGTGGAACAGATTCAAAATTCTGGGTAGCCTTTTAGGAACTTTTACTTTTGAAGAAGTAAGAAAAAATAAAAGACCCGGAGACAGCAGAGAATGGACACCTGCCGTATTTATGAGCTATCAGCCGGAAAGTATTCCCGAGCTTACTCTAAGAGCTTTCTATAAAAGGATTTTCCGACTTCCAACCTTCAATGATTTGTATTATACCAATATCGGAAATACTTACCTGAAACCGGAATTCACCAATCAGTATGATATAGGATTTACTTACCAGAAGAATTATAACAACCGTTTCTTTAAAAGCTTTTATGCTAAAGTAGACGGTTATTACAACAAGGTACAGGATAAGATTGTTGCAGCTCCTAACGGAAGCATGTTCCGCTGGCTGATGATGAACCTTGGAATGGTGGAAATCATAGGAGCCGATGTAAATCTTCAGACTGAATTGCAGATGGGACAAGTAAAGTTAAGACCATTGCTTTCCTACACTTACCAAAGCGCAAGAGATATGACTGATCCGGAGGATACCTTCTACCGCAATCAGATTCCTTATACACCATGGCATAGCGGCTCATTCAGCCTGATGGCAGATTATAAAGACTGGAGCTTCAATTACAGTGCGATGTATGTAGGAGAAAGATATGATGTGAATCAGGATAATATTCAATACAATTACGTACAGCCCTGGTATACCCATGATTTGTCAGTTCAGAAAAAATTCAACTGGGCGAATCATCAATTTAAAGTAAGCCTTGAGATGAATAATATTTTCAACCAATATTATGATGTAGTGATCAATTATCCGATGCCTGGAAGAAACTTTAAACTTATTTTAAACTTCACCTTATGA
- a CDS encoding YncE family protein → MRKLNFYFLFLVLAFLTSCRTDDIIVRQEVVEGLPSENTAIKGFYMLNEGNMGSNKCTLDFFDYTKGTYYRNIYAEINPNVVKELGDVGNDIKVYGSKLYIVVNVSNKIEVLDAKTAKRITSIPLQNCRYLTFKDGKAYASSYAGPVAINPKAPKGKVVEIDTTSLSIQREVVVGYQPEEMEIVGNKLFVANSGGYKAPDYDNTVSVIDLNTFTEIQKLNVAINLHHIKKDNYGDLYVSSRGDYYNVPSSLYLIDAATGIVKKDFHLAVSEMTIVNDKLYFYGNEFNYNTHSYKKSFGIIDVKTEQIIANRLFDKEYETAIKTPYGIAVNPITEDIYMTDARNYVSMGFVYCFDKNGHFKWKTEGGNIPAHFTFLYK, encoded by the coding sequence ATGAGAAAACTAAACTTTTATTTTTTATTTCTTGTATTAGCTTTTCTTACTTCATGCCGTACAGATGATATTATCGTTCGTCAGGAAGTAGTAGAGGGGCTTCCATCAGAAAATACAGCAATAAAAGGTTTCTACATGCTGAATGAAGGAAATATGGGAAGCAACAAATGTACGCTGGACTTTTTTGATTATACCAAAGGAACCTACTACCGGAATATTTATGCAGAGATTAACCCGAATGTGGTGAAAGAGCTGGGAGATGTAGGAAATGATATTAAAGTCTATGGCAGCAAGCTGTACATTGTTGTTAATGTTTCCAATAAAATTGAAGTATTGGATGCAAAAACAGCTAAACGTATTACTTCTATTCCGTTACAAAACTGCCGTTATTTAACCTTCAAAGACGGGAAAGCTTATGCCAGCAGCTATGCAGGTCCGGTAGCTATTAATCCAAAAGCTCCAAAGGGAAAAGTTGTAGAAATTGACACCACTTCTCTTTCTATCCAGCGTGAAGTGGTAGTGGGATATCAGCCGGAAGAAATGGAAATTGTAGGGAATAAATTATTTGTGGCCAATTCCGGAGGATATAAAGCTCCCGATTACGATAATACCGTTTCTGTAATAGACCTGAATACTTTTACTGAAATTCAGAAATTAAATGTTGCCATTAATCTTCACCATATTAAAAAAGACAATTACGGTGATCTTTACGTAAGTTCAAGAGGAGATTACTATAACGTTCCTTCCAGTTTATACCTTATAGATGCAGCAACGGGAATTGTTAAAAAAGATTTCCATCTCGCAGTGAGCGAAATGACAATCGTTAATGATAAACTTTATTTCTATGGAAATGAATTCAATTACAACACGCACAGCTATAAAAAAAGCTTTGGGATCATTGATGTAAAAACAGAACAAATCATTGCCAACAGACTTTTTGACAAAGAATACGAAACTGCTATTAAAACACCTTACGGAATTGCTGTAAACCCAATCACAGAAGATATCTACATGACAGATGCCAGAAATTATGTTTCTATGGGATTTGTGTATTGCTTTGATAAAAACGGACACTTTAAATGGAAGACAGAGGGTGGAAATATCCCTGCCCACTTCACCTTTTTATACAAATAA
- a CDS encoding cell surface protein has protein sequence MNRNTFTYLKIGFLSCLLTGVIACKHDDEDEFTFNGLDDSYSIERFKVLSIPTNASGSVTWSINDSIISQNSELEFISPTADAYPLTLKINNKGNEQVYHSKIIVTKEKTPYSKYIAKVLEFRPAVGQFMNEIPEYIPGNTAANMLQKANESLVGGNSTMISLGGYGGYVVFGFDHTIPNLNGRDFKILGNAFFGNDASDQRSGSCEPGIIMVAYDRNKNGKPDNDEWYEIAGSEYFKNTTVKDYSITYYKPDENKTPVAGTEFWQTDVEYIKWNDNLGNQGFKTKNTFHAQSYYPLWFTDSSYGFSGTRLANNFYDQNGDGSYWVGKSYDFGYADNAPNNDDASNIDISWAVDRNGKYVKLPGVDFMKIYTGINQEAGWLGEVSTEVAGAYDLHFK, from the coding sequence ATGAACAGAAATACCTTTACTTATTTAAAAATCGGATTTTTATCATGCCTCCTGACAGGAGTGATAGCTTGTAAGCATGATGATGAAGATGAGTTCACATTTAACGGTCTTGACGATTCCTATTCCATTGAGCGTTTTAAGGTTTTGAGTATTCCTACCAATGCATCAGGATCAGTTACGTGGAGTATCAATGACTCTATTATCTCTCAAAATTCAGAACTTGAATTCATCAGCCCAACGGCAGATGCTTATCCGCTGACTTTAAAAATTAATAATAAAGGCAACGAGCAGGTTTATCATTCGAAAATTATCGTTACCAAAGAAAAAACACCTTACAGTAAATATATTGCTAAAGTATTAGAATTCCGCCCCGCTGTAGGACAGTTCATGAATGAAATTCCGGAATATATACCTGGAAATACAGCTGCAAATATGCTTCAGAAAGCAAACGAATCTTTGGTGGGAGGCAATTCTACCATGATTAGTCTGGGAGGATATGGCGGATATGTTGTTTTCGGTTTTGATCATACTATTCCGAACCTGAACGGAAGAGATTTTAAAATACTGGGAAATGCATTCTTTGGAAATGATGCCAGTGATCAACGCTCAGGATCCTGTGAACCGGGAATTATTATGGTAGCCTACGACAGAAATAAAAACGGAAAACCAGATAATGATGAGTGGTACGAAATTGCAGGCAGCGAATATTTTAAAAACACAACTGTAAAAGATTACAGTATAACTTATTATAAACCTGATGAAAATAAAACACCTGTGGCTGGAACTGAATTCTGGCAGACTGATGTAGAATATATCAAGTGGAATGACAATCTTGGTAATCAGGGCTTTAAAACAAAGAATACTTTTCATGCACAGAGCTATTATCCTTTGTGGTTTACAGATAGTTCTTACGGTTTTTCGGGAACACGTCTGGCAAACAATTTTTACGATCAGAACGGAGACGGATCCTATTGGGTAGGAAAATCATATGATTTCGGATATGCTGATAATGCCCCAAATAATGATGATGCTTCAAACATTGATATTTCCTGGGCTGTAGACAGAAATGGGAAATATGTAAAACTTCCCGGCGTTGATTTCATGAAAATATATACAGGAATCAATCAGGAAGCTGGCTGGCTGGGAGAAGTTTCTACAGAAGTGGCAGGAGCCTACGATTTACATTTCAAATAA